The Sulfurimonas lithotrophica genome includes a region encoding these proteins:
- a CDS encoding type I restriction endonuclease subunit R produces MSKFTEEKLELAFIELLEEQGISYQHGKEIERDEGEVLLKDDLQKYLADRYKSDNITESEITQIIRKLESYPSSDLYDTNKSIMKLVSDGFIFKREDASKKDIHIQFIDYETIDKNTFKIVNQLEIVAYEKRIPDGILYINGMPLVVFEFKSAIREEATIHDAFVQLTTRYRRDIPELFKYNAFCVISDGVNNKAGSFFAPYEFFYSWRKITGNEEDVDGIASMHSMIQGMFNKERLIDIIHNFIYIPDKSKKEEKIVCRYPQYYAARKLYENIKQHQKPHGDGKGGTYFGATGCGKSFTMLYLTRLLMKSVHFSSPTIILITDRTDLDDQLSRQFGNAKGFVGDDGIVSVESREDLRQRLKGRESGGVFLTTIHKFTEDIELLSERTNIICISDEAHRSQINLDQKVKVTDKGVKKTYGFAKYLHDSLPNATYVGFTGTPIDATLDVFGGVVDSYTMTESVRDEITVRVVYEGRAAKVLLDNSKLQDIEKYYDECAEAGASEYQIEDSKKAISNMSTILGDPDRIKAIAKDFVEHYEKRVEEGATLKGKAMFVSSSRPIAYALFKELVTLRPEWNEQRVCDDGVELSDKEKKEILPLEKLKMIMTRNKDDEKELWDMLGTKEYRKTLDTQFKNEKSNFKIAIVVDMWLTGFDVPFLDTIYIDKPIQEHNLIQTISRVNRKFAGKNKGLVVDYIGIKTAMNKALKQFSSIDSKNFEDINASIVVVRDQLDLLAKLFHRFDSSPYFSGSPTEQLECLNNASEYVQLTKELETRFMYLVKRLKAAYDIACGSEEFTQKEKDYIHFYLAVRSIVIKLTKGDAPDTAQMNAKVSQMIAEALKSDGVEEIFKLGSEDEAQIDIFDEDYINKIDKIKLPNTKIKLLQQLLAKALEDFKKVNKVKAIDFSKKFTALVEKYNERKEEDVLVSGVIEDFTDEIIDLYHELKKEKESFGDMGINFEEKAFYDILKEIAHKYDFDYPEDKLIALAKEVKQVVDDKTKYTDWNVRDDIKAELKVDLIMLLAKHGYPPITKDEVFKEIFEQAENFKKYNQK; encoded by the coding sequence AGATGAGGGTGAAGTTCTTTTAAAAGATGATTTACAGAAGTATCTTGCTGATAGGTATAAATCTGATAACATAACTGAGAGTGAAATAACTCAAATCATCCGTAAGTTAGAGTCTTATCCTTCAAGTGACTTATACGATACAAATAAATCGATTATGAAGCTAGTTTCTGATGGTTTTATCTTTAAACGTGAAGATGCAAGTAAAAAAGATATTCATATTCAGTTTATAGATTATGAAACTATAGACAAGAACACTTTTAAGATAGTAAATCAGCTTGAGATAGTTGCTTATGAAAAAAGAATACCTGATGGCATATTGTATATAAACGGTATGCCATTGGTGGTATTTGAGTTTAAAAGTGCCATACGAGAAGAAGCTACTATACATGATGCTTTTGTACAGCTCACAACTAGGTACAGAAGAGATATTCCTGAGCTTTTCAAATACAATGCGTTTTGTGTCATAAGTGATGGAGTGAACAATAAAGCAGGTTCATTTTTTGCACCTTATGAGTTCTTTTACTCTTGGAGAAAGATAACTGGCAATGAAGAAGATGTAGATGGTATAGCATCAATGCACTCTATGATCCAAGGGATGTTTAACAAAGAGAGACTTATAGACATCATCCACAATTTTATCTACATACCTGACAAGTCTAAAAAAGAGGAAAAGATAGTTTGTCGTTATCCTCAGTACTATGCAGCTAGAAAACTCTATGAAAATATAAAACAACACCAAAAACCACATGGCGATGGTAAAGGTGGTACATATTTTGGTGCTACAGGGTGCGGTAAAAGTTTTACTATGCTTTATCTTACAAGACTGCTTATGAAAAGTGTTCATTTCTCTAGTCCTACAATTATACTCATCACAGATAGAACAGATTTGGATGATCAGCTAAGTAGACAATTTGGTAATGCAAAAGGTTTTGTAGGGGATGATGGGATTGTTAGTGTGGAGAGTCGTGAAGATTTACGACAAAGATTAAAAGGTCGTGAGAGTGGTGGGGTGTTTCTAACGACCATACATAAGTTTACAGAAGATATAGAACTACTTAGTGAGAGAACAAACATCATCTGTATATCTGATGAAGCACATAGAAGTCAGATAAACTTAGATCAAAAAGTAAAAGTGACTGACAAGGGAGTTAAAAAGACTTATGGTTTTGCAAAGTATCTGCATGACTCACTTCCAAATGCTACTTATGTAGGTTTTACAGGTACACCTATAGACGCTACACTTGATGTATTTGGTGGTGTGGTAGACAGCTATACAATGACTGAGTCTGTAAGGGATGAGATCACAGTTAGAGTTGTGTATGAAGGTCGTGCTGCCAAGGTTCTACTCGATAACTCAAAACTTCAAGATATTGAAAAGTACTACGATGAGTGTGCAGAAGCAGGAGCTAGTGAATACCAAATAGAAGATAGTAAAAAAGCTATCTCAAATATGAGTACCATTCTTGGTGATCCAGATAGAATAAAAGCTATAGCCAAAGACTTTGTAGAACACTATGAAAAAAGAGTAGAAGAAGGTGCTACGCTTAAAGGTAAAGCTATGTTTGTCTCAAGCAGTAGACCGATAGCCTATGCACTCTTTAAAGAGCTTGTGACACTAAGACCAGAGTGGAATGAACAAAGAGTTTGTGATGATGGTGTGGAACTAAGTGATAAAGAGAAAAAAGAGATACTTCCACTTGAAAAGCTCAAGATGATTATGACTCGAAATAAAGATGATGAAAAAGAGTTGTGGGATATGCTAGGAACAAAAGAGTATAGAAAAACACTTGATACACAGTTTAAAAATGAAAAATCAAACTTTAAAATAGCTATAGTAGTTGATATGTGGCTTACAGGATTTGATGTACCGTTCTTAGATACTATCTACATCGATAAGCCTATACAAGAGCATAACCTTATCCAAACTATTTCAAGGGTAAATAGAAAGTTTGCAGGAAAAAATAAAGGGCTTGTAGTTGATTATATAGGTATAAAAACAGCTATGAATAAAGCTCTTAAACAGTTCTCTAGTATTGATAGCAAGAACTTTGAAGATATCAATGCTTCAATAGTGGTTGTAAGGGATCAGCTGGATTTACTTGCAAAACTGTTTCATAGGTTTGATAGTTCTCCATATTTTAGTGGTAGCCCTACAGAACAGTTAGAGTGCTTAAACAATGCTAGTGAATATGTACAACTAACAAAAGAGTTAGAAACTAGATTTATGTACCTCGTAAAGAGGTTAAAAGCTGCTTATGATATCGCTTGTGGAAGTGAAGAGTTTACGCAAAAAGAGAAAGACTACATACACTTTTACTTAGCTGTTCGTTCTATTGTTATCAAGCTTACAAAAGGTGATGCACCTGATACTGCACAGATGAACGCTAAAGTATCTCAGATGATAGCTGAAGCTCTTAAAAGTGATGGTGTTGAAGAGATCTTTAAACTAGGTTCAGAAGATGAAGCACAGATAGATATTTTTGATGAAGATTACATCAACAAGATAGATAAAATCAAACTTCCAAATACAAAGATAAAACTGCTTCAACAGCTATTAGCTAAAGCACTTGAAGATTTTAAAAAGGTAAATAAAGTAAAAGCTATAGACTTTAGTAAAAAGTTTACAGCACTCGTAGAGAAATACAATGAAAGAAAAGAAGAAGATGTACTTGTCAGTGGAGTCATTGAGGACTTCACTGATGAGATTATTGATCTGTATCATGAACTGAAAAAAGAGAAAGAATCATTTGGAGATATGGGGATAAACTTCGAAGAAAAAGCGTTCTACGATATTTTAAAAGAGATAGCTCATAAATATGACTTTGATTATCCAGAAGATAAATTAATAGCTCTTGCGAAAGAAGTCAAGCAAGTTGTGGATGATAAAACCAAATACACTGACTGGAATGTAAGGGACGATATCAAGGCTGAATTAAAAGTCGACCTGATCATGCTGCTTGCTAAACATGGATATCCACCAATTACAAAAGATGAAGTGTTTAAAGAGATATTTGAACAGGCTGAGAATTTTAAGAAGTATAATCAAAAATAG